A window of the Pseudomonas furukawaii genome harbors these coding sequences:
- the thiS gene encoding sulfur carrier protein ThiS, with product MRILLNGESFELPDGQTVADLLNRLDMAGRRVAVELNLDIVPRSQHGETVLREGDRIEVVHAIGGG from the coding sequence ATGCGCATCCTGTTGAACGGCGAATCCTTCGAGCTGCCCGACGGCCAGACCGTCGCGGACCTTCTCAACCGCCTGGACATGGCTGGCCGCCGCGTCGCGGTCGAGCTCAACCTCGATATCGTGCCGCGCAGCCAGCATGGCGAGACGGTGCTGCGCGAGGGCGATCGGATCGAGGTGGTGCACGCCATCGGTGGCGGCTAG
- the ftsE gene encoding cell division ATP-binding protein FtsE produces MIRFEQVGKRYPNGHVGLHELSFRVRRGEFLFVTGHSGAGKSTLLRLLLAMERPTTGKLLLAGQDLSTITNSQIPFLRRQIGVVFQNHQLLFDRTVFDNVALPLQIHGLSKPEIAKRVGIALERVSLADKAELYPADLSTGQQQRVGIARAVVHRPALLLADEPTGNLDPRLAAEIMGVFEDINRLGTTVLIASHDLALIARMRHRLLTLQRGRLIGDGEAV; encoded by the coding sequence ATGATTCGATTCGAGCAGGTCGGCAAGCGCTACCCCAATGGCCACGTTGGCCTGCACGAGCTGAGCTTCCGCGTCCGCCGCGGCGAGTTCCTCTTCGTGACCGGCCACTCCGGTGCGGGCAAGAGCACCCTGCTGCGCCTGCTCCTGGCGATGGAGCGGCCCACCACCGGCAAGCTGCTGCTGGCCGGCCAGGACCTGTCCACCATCACCAATTCGCAGATTCCCTTCCTGCGCCGGCAGATCGGCGTGGTGTTCCAGAACCACCAGTTGCTGTTCGACCGCACCGTGTTCGACAACGTCGCCCTGCCGTTGCAGATCCACGGCCTGTCCAAGCCGGAGATCGCCAAGCGGGTCGGCATCGCCCTGGAGCGGGTTTCCCTGGCCGACAAGGCCGAGCTCTACCCCGCCGACCTCTCTACCGGCCAGCAGCAGCGCGTCGGCATCGCCCGCGCCGTGGTGCACCGGCCGGCCCTGCTGCTGGCGGACGAGCCCACCGGTAACCTGGACCCGCGTCTGGCCGCCGAGATCATGGGCGTCTTCGAGGACATCAATCGCCTGGGGACCACCGTATTGATCGCCAGTCACGACCTTGCGCTGATCGCGCGCATGCGCCATCGCCTGCTCACCTTGCAACGCGGCCGCCTGATCGGCGATGGGGAGGCCGTATGA
- a CDS encoding thiazole synthase, with amino-acid sequence MSQTPIDKPFTLAGRTYQSRLLVGTGRYKDLEETRVAIEASGAEIVTVAVRRTNLGQNPGEPNLLDVISPEKYTILPNTAGCYDAEEAVRTCRLARELLDGHNLVKLEVLADQKTLFPNVVETLKAAEVLVKDGFDVMVYTSDDPIIARQLAEIGCIAVMPLAGLIGSGMGICNPWNLRIILEEAKVPVLVDAGVGTASDATIAMELGCEAVLMNTAIAHAQHPVLMAEAMKHAIVAGRLAYLAGRMPRKLYASASSPLDGMIR; translated from the coding sequence ATGAGCCAAACGCCGATCGACAAGCCCTTCACCCTTGCGGGCCGTACCTATCAATCGCGCCTGCTGGTGGGCACCGGCCGCTACAAGGACCTCGAGGAAACCCGCGTGGCCATCGAGGCTTCCGGTGCCGAGATCGTCACCGTCGCGGTTCGGCGCACCAACCTCGGCCAGAACCCGGGCGAACCCAACCTGCTGGACGTGATCTCTCCGGAGAAGTACACCATCCTGCCCAACACCGCCGGCTGCTACGACGCCGAGGAAGCGGTGCGCACCTGCCGCCTGGCCCGCGAACTGCTGGATGGCCACAACCTGGTCAAGCTGGAAGTGCTGGCCGACCAGAAGACCCTTTTCCCCAATGTCGTCGAGACCCTCAAGGCCGCCGAAGTGCTGGTCAAGGACGGTTTCGACGTCATGGTCTACACCAGCGACGACCCCATCATCGCCCGCCAGCTGGCCGAGATCGGCTGCATCGCGGTGATGCCGCTGGCCGGCCTGATCGGCTCCGGCATGGGCATCTGCAACCCCTGGAACCTGCGCATCATCCTCGAGGAAGCCAAGGTCCCGGTGCTGGTGGATGCCGGCGTGGGGACCGCCTCCGATGCCACCATCGCCATGGAACTGGGTTGCGAGGCCGTGCTGATGAACACCGCCATCGCCCATGCCCAGCACCCGGTGCTGATGGCCGAAGCGATGAAGCACGCCATCGTCGCCGGGCGCCTGGCCTATCTGGCCGGTCGCATGCCCCGCAAGCTCTACGCCAGCGCCTCCTCGCCGCTGGATGGCATGATCCGCTGA
- the ltrA gene encoding group II intron reverse transcriptase/maturase → MKTQLETSVTSASFDEDMTWHSLDWASIQTSVRKTQLKIAQATREGNWRRVKRLQRMLTHSFHGRCLATKRVTENRGRKTPGVDGATWGSPQAKLQAVIRLSKKRGYRPQPLRRVWIPKPGKQEKRPLGIPTMIDRAWQALHLLALEPVVESTSDLKSYGFRPDRSTADAMVELFALLSRQDSPQWILEGDIKGFFDNINHDWLCRNVPMDRVVLRKWLRAGVIDRRQFTATQAGTPQGGIISPCLANATLNGLEAQLKRHLAEKLGVKKAEKTKVQVVRYADDFVITAASKELLESEVKPWVEQFLSVRGVELSQAKTQITHIHEGFDFLGWCFRKYVPKSPYGKAKLLIKPSKKNASAFYRKVAEIIKSSGAMTQEALIGQLNPVLKGWAQYHSAVVAKQTFSRLDHLIHWRVWRWAKRRHPNKSVDWIRNKYFHSIDGRSWVFAQPYKGGKGEQRFRQLYTLAKTAIVRHKRLPGEYHPYDAEHELKWEALRVQRMQHKLRYRGQVVRLFARQKGKCALCGYPVSKETGWHDHHVIRRVDGGPDTLDNRVLLHPNCHALIHSQRKQVNLLHSGL, encoded by the coding sequence ATGAAAACGCAACTAGAAACATCAGTTACGTCTGCGTCCTTCGACGAGGATATGACCTGGCACAGTCTCGACTGGGCCAGTATTCAGACCTCCGTCCGGAAGACGCAGTTGAAAATTGCGCAGGCAACAAGGGAAGGCAACTGGCGCAGGGTTAAACGCCTGCAAAGGATGCTGACCCACTCGTTTCATGGTCGGTGTCTGGCCACGAAAAGAGTCACGGAGAACCGTGGTCGCAAGACCCCGGGCGTAGATGGAGCAACATGGGGCTCGCCCCAGGCCAAGCTACAGGCCGTGATACGTCTGTCGAAAAAACGAGGCTATCGACCGCAACCGCTTCGGCGAGTGTGGATACCGAAGCCCGGCAAGCAGGAGAAGCGTCCACTAGGTATTCCGACGATGATTGATCGGGCCTGGCAGGCACTTCACCTGCTCGCACTAGAACCCGTAGTCGAAAGCACCAGCGACTTGAAAAGTTACGGTTTCCGACCTGACCGCTCTACCGCTGATGCGATGGTGGAACTCTTTGCCCTGCTGTCACGGCAGGACAGTCCGCAATGGATCTTGGAGGGGGACATCAAAGGCTTCTTCGACAACATCAACCATGACTGGCTGTGCCGGAATGTCCCCATGGACAGGGTGGTACTGCGCAAGTGGTTACGGGCCGGGGTTATCGACCGGAGACAATTCACGGCCACGCAGGCCGGGACACCACAAGGAGGAATCATTTCCCCTTGCTTGGCAAATGCCACCCTCAACGGCCTGGAAGCTCAGTTGAAACGCCATCTGGCGGAGAAACTGGGTGTCAAAAAGGCTGAGAAAACGAAAGTCCAAGTGGTGCGTTATGCGGACGACTTTGTGATTACTGCAGCTTCCAAAGAGCTGTTGGAGTCCGAGGTAAAACCCTGGGTAGAACAATTCCTGTCTGTACGAGGGGTCGAACTATCCCAGGCGAAAACGCAGATTACGCATATCCACGAAGGCTTCGATTTCTTGGGTTGGTGCTTCAGGAAATACGTGCCGAAGTCGCCTTACGGGAAGGCCAAGCTGTTGATCAAACCCTCGAAGAAGAATGCCTCGGCGTTCTACCGAAAAGTGGCAGAGATCATCAAGAGCAGCGGGGCTATGACGCAGGAAGCGTTGATCGGCCAACTGAACCCGGTACTGAAGGGGTGGGCGCAATACCACTCCGCCGTTGTAGCAAAGCAGACCTTCAGCAGGCTGGATCACCTGATTCATTGGCGTGTATGGAGGTGGGCGAAGCGCAGGCATCCGAACAAGTCGGTCGACTGGATTAGGAATAAATACTTCCATTCCATAGACGGGCGAAGCTGGGTGTTTGCGCAACCCTATAAAGGTGGCAAAGGAGAGCAGCGGTTCCGTCAGCTGTACACGCTGGCGAAAACCGCAATCGTGCGACACAAGCGTCTGCCGGGGGAGTATCACCCTTATGACGCTGAGCATGAGCTGAAGTGGGAAGCGCTACGAGTCCAACGGATGCAGCACAAGCTGCGTTACCGAGGGCAAGTCGTCAGGCTTTTCGCTCGGCAAAAAGGCAAGTGCGCATTGTGCGGATACCCGGTGAGCAAAGAGACAGGATGGCACGACCACCACGTCATTAGGCGTGTGGACGGCGGACCAGACACGCTCGATAACCGGGTGCTGCTGCACCCCAACTGTCACGCGCTGATCCACAGTCAGCGGAAGCAAGTAAACCTGCTCCACAGCGGCTTATAG
- the mtgA gene encoding monofunctional biosynthetic peptidoglycan transglycosylase, with the protein MFSTIRRRLFKLLLWFAAASVLLVILFRWIPPPGTMLMVERKVASWIDGKPIDLRRDWVAWDDLPDNLKIAVIAAEDQKFAEHWGFDVPAIRAALAHNERGGSVRGASTLSQQVAKNLFLWSGRNWLRKGLEVWFTGLMELFWPKQRILEVYLNSAEWGNGVFGADAAARHHFGVPAARLSRQQAALLAAVLPNPRQWSASRPSGYVARRASWIRRQMAQLGGASYLERL; encoded by the coding sequence ATGTTCAGCACCATTCGCCGCCGCCTGTTCAAATTGCTGCTCTGGTTCGCGGCGGCGTCCGTGCTGCTGGTGATCCTGTTCCGCTGGATACCGCCGCCCGGCACCATGCTGATGGTGGAGCGCAAGGTGGCGTCCTGGATCGACGGCAAGCCCATCGACCTCCGGCGCGACTGGGTGGCCTGGGACGACCTGCCCGATAACCTGAAGATCGCGGTGATCGCGGCCGAAGACCAGAAATTCGCCGAGCACTGGGGCTTCGACGTCCCCGCCATCCGCGCGGCCCTGGCCCACAACGAGCGCGGCGGCTCGGTACGCGGTGCCAGCACCCTCAGCCAGCAGGTGGCCAAGAACCTGTTCCTCTGGTCCGGCCGCAACTGGCTGCGCAAGGGCCTGGAAGTCTGGTTCACGGGATTGATGGAGCTGTTCTGGCCGAAACAGCGGATCCTCGAGGTCTATCTCAACAGCGCCGAGTGGGGCAATGGGGTGTTCGGCGCCGATGCCGCCGCCCGGCATCACTTCGGCGTGCCCGCCGCCCGCCTGTCACGGCAGCAGGCCGCGCTGCTCGCCGCGGTGCTGCCTAACCCGCGCCAGTGGAGCGCCTCGCGGCCCAGCGGCTATGTCGCCCGCAGGGCCAGCTGGATACGTCGGCAGATGGCGCAGCTGGGCGGTGCATCCTACCTCGAGCGCCTCTGA
- a CDS encoding DUF423 domain-containing protein: MARLFLLLSAFAGFTGVALGAFAAHGLKSRLSPEHLAVFQTGTHYQLIHALALFGVALLSLHLPGRLVNLAGGFFAFGILLFSGSLYLLTLSGIGKLGIITPFGGLAFLAGWLCLGLAAWRSLT, encoded by the coding sequence ATGGCGCGCCTTTTCCTGCTGCTCTCCGCGTTCGCCGGTTTCACCGGCGTGGCACTCGGCGCCTTCGCCGCCCATGGACTGAAGAGCCGCCTGAGTCCCGAGCACCTGGCGGTGTTCCAGACCGGCACCCATTACCAACTGATCCACGCCCTGGCGCTGTTCGGTGTCGCCCTGCTGTCCCTGCACCTGCCAGGGCGCCTGGTGAACCTCGCGGGTGGCTTCTTCGCATTCGGCATCCTGCTGTTCTCCGGCAGCCTCTACCTGCTGACCCTCTCCGGCATCGGCAAGCTGGGCATCATCACCCCATTCGGCGGCCTTGCTTTTCTCGCCGGCTGGCTCTGCCTGGGGCTGGCGGCCTGGCGATCGCTGACCTGA
- the ftsX gene encoding permease-like cell division protein FtsX, which yields MSAKQIPPPKPAERVGATPRNVESPDRQDDGPDFRTLLLAWLESHRASLMDSLRRLGRQPIGSFFTCLVMAIALSLPMGLSLLLSNVERLGGSWQRAAQISLFMKIDASESQGQKLRDEIAAMPDVAEAEWISREQALAELQQQSGLGEALKELPENPLPGVVLVTPREVDKAGLEALRQRLAEMPGIEQAQLDLVWVERLSAILKLGERFVFGLAVLLILALLLVIGNTIRLHIENRRTEIEVIKLVGGTDGYVRRPFLYMGAIYGTGAGLLAWLVLAYGLNWLNDAVVRLAGLYGSDFALAGVPLGDGLSLLVGAVLLGYIGAWLAVARHLSELAPR from the coding sequence ATGAGCGCCAAGCAGATTCCGCCACCCAAGCCCGCCGAGCGCGTGGGCGCCACGCCGCGCAATGTGGAGTCGCCGGATCGCCAGGACGATGGCCCGGACTTCCGCACCCTGCTGCTGGCCTGGCTGGAAAGCCACCGCGCCAGCCTGATGGACAGCTTGCGCCGCCTCGGCCGGCAGCCCATCGGCAGCTTCTTTACCTGCCTGGTGATGGCGATCGCCCTCAGCCTGCCCATGGGCCTGTCCCTGCTGTTGAGCAACGTGGAACGACTGGGCGGATCCTGGCAGCGAGCGGCGCAGATTTCGCTGTTCATGAAGATCGACGCCAGCGAATCCCAGGGCCAGAAGCTGCGGGACGAGATCGCCGCCATGCCCGACGTGGCCGAGGCCGAGTGGATCAGTCGCGAGCAGGCGCTCGCCGAGCTGCAGCAGCAATCCGGCCTGGGCGAGGCCCTCAAGGAGCTGCCGGAGAACCCGTTGCCGGGCGTGGTCCTGGTCACGCCCAGGGAGGTCGACAAGGCCGGCCTGGAGGCCCTGCGCCAGCGCCTGGCGGAGATGCCGGGCATCGAGCAGGCGCAGCTGGACCTGGTCTGGGTCGAGCGCCTGTCGGCCATCCTCAAGCTGGGTGAGCGCTTCGTCTTCGGCCTGGCGGTGTTGCTGATCCTGGCGCTGCTGCTGGTGATCGGCAACACCATCCGCCTGCACATCGAGAACCGCCGCACCGAGATCGAGGTGATCAAGCTGGTGGGCGGCACCGATGGCTATGTCCGTCGTCCCTTCCTTTATATGGGCGCGATCTACGGCACCGGCGCCGGCCTGCTGGCCTGGCTGGTGCTGGCCTACGGCCTGAACTGGCTGAACGATGCCGTCGTTCGCCTCGCCGGTCTCTACGGCAGCGATTTCGCCCTGGCCGGCGTGCCCCTCGGAGACGGCCTGTCGCTGCTGGTCGGTGCCGTCCTGCTGGGCTACATCGGTGCCTGGCTGGCGGTTGCGCGGCATCTGAGCGAGCTTGCGCCGCGCTGA
- the rpoH gene encoding RNA polymerase sigma factor RpoH — protein MTTSLQPVYALAPGANLEAYVHAVNGIPLLTVEQERELAERLFYQQDLEAARQMVLAHLRFVVHIAKSYSGYGLAQADLIQEGNVGLMKAVKRFNPEMGVRLVSFAVHWIKAEIHEFILRNWRIVKVATTKAQRKLFFNLRSQKKRLTWLNNDEVHAVADTLGVEPHEVREMESRLTGQDMAFDPAADADDDAAFQAPAHYLEDHRYDPARQLEEADWSDSSTANLHEALEGLDERSRDILYQRWLAEEKATLHDLAAKYNVSAERIRQLEKNAMNKLKGCIQA, from the coding sequence ATGACCACTTCCCTGCAACCTGTCTATGCCCTTGCCCCCGGTGCGAACCTGGAGGCATACGTGCATGCGGTCAACGGCATTCCGCTGCTGACTGTCGAGCAGGAGCGCGAACTGGCCGAGCGCCTCTTCTACCAACAGGATCTGGAAGCGGCCCGGCAAATGGTGTTGGCGCACCTGCGCTTTGTTGTACATATCGCCAAGAGTTATTCCGGCTACGGCCTGGCCCAGGCTGACCTGATCCAGGAAGGCAATGTCGGCCTGATGAAGGCCGTGAAGCGCTTCAATCCCGAAATGGGCGTGCGCCTGGTGTCCTTCGCCGTGCACTGGATCAAGGCCGAGATCCACGAATTCATCCTGCGCAACTGGCGCATCGTCAAGGTCGCGACCACCAAGGCCCAGCGCAAGCTGTTCTTCAACCTGCGCAGCCAGAAGAAGCGCCTGACCTGGCTGAACAACGATGAAGTCCACGCCGTGGCTGACACCCTTGGCGTCGAGCCCCATGAAGTCCGCGAGATGGAAAGCCGGCTCACGGGCCAGGACATGGCCTTCGACCCGGCGGCGGATGCCGATGACGACGCTGCTTTCCAGGCTCCGGCCCATTACCTGGAAGATCATCGCTACGACCCTGCGCGCCAGCTCGAGGAGGCCGACTGGAGCGACAGCTCCACCGCCAACCTGCACGAAGCGCTGGAGGGCCTGGACGAACGCAGCCGCGACATCCTCTATCAGCGCTGGCTGGCCGAAGAGAAGGCGACGCTGCACGACCTGGCCGCCAAGTACAACGTCTCCGCCGAGCGTATTCGCCAGTTGGAGAAGAACGCCATGAACAAGCTCAAGGGCTGTATTCAGGCGTGA
- the ftsY gene encoding signal recognition particle-docking protein FtsY gives MFGSNDDKKAPAQAGEKKSLFGWLRKKPQEAAPAPAEPVAPAQAESPVDSVPSPVSAEAPASPAADPAPAAPETPAPAPLVIEAPAPVTEIPAASVVEIPAAPQPAAPAPAPAPAPAPEAAAAPSALEPAQATPVPSASVASAEPAKAGFFARLKQGLSKTSASIGEGMASLFLGRKAIDDDLLDEIETRLLTADVGVEATSAIVQSLTQKVARKQLADADALFRALQEELAALLRPVEQPLNIDGARAPYVILVVGVNGVGKTTTIGKLAKKLQQDGKKVMLAAGDTFRAAAVEQLQVWGERNNIAVIAQHTGADSASVIFDAVQAAKARGVDVLIADTAGRLHTKDNLMEELKKVRRVIGKLDETAPHEVLLVLDAGTGQNAINQAKQFHQAVNLSGLALTKLDGTAKGGVIFALAKQFALPIRYIGVGEGIDDLRTFEADAFVKALFAERESA, from the coding sequence ATGTTTGGTTCCAACGACGACAAGAAGGCTCCGGCTCAGGCCGGGGAAAAGAAATCCTTGTTCGGCTGGCTGCGCAAGAAGCCCCAGGAAGCCGCTCCCGCTCCGGCGGAGCCGGTAGCGCCTGCCCAGGCCGAATCCCCCGTTGATTCCGTTCCGTCTCCAGTGTCGGCCGAGGCTCCTGCCTCGCCGGCGGCCGACCCCGCGCCGGCCGCGCCTGAAACGCCCGCGCCTGCCCCGCTGGTGATCGAAGCGCCGGCGCCCGTGACAGAGATTCCCGCCGCGTCGGTGGTCGAAATCCCGGCCGCGCCTCAGCCTGCTGCACCTGCACCTGCACCTGCACCTGCACCTGCACCGGAGGCCGCCGCTGCCCCTTCGGCGCTGGAGCCGGCCCAGGCAACGCCGGTACCCTCCGCATCCGTCGCTTCGGCCGAACCGGCCAAGGCGGGCTTTTTCGCCCGACTCAAGCAGGGCCTGTCGAAGACCAGCGCCAGCATCGGCGAGGGCATGGCCAGCCTGTTCCTGGGGCGCAAGGCCATCGACGATGACCTGCTGGATGAGATCGAGACCCGCCTGCTCACCGCCGACGTCGGGGTGGAGGCCACCAGCGCCATCGTCCAGAGCCTGACGCAGAAGGTGGCGCGCAAGCAGCTCGCCGACGCCGATGCCCTGTTCAGGGCCCTGCAGGAGGAACTCGCCGCGCTGCTGCGCCCGGTCGAGCAGCCGCTCAACATCGATGGCGCTCGTGCGCCCTATGTGATCCTGGTGGTCGGCGTGAACGGCGTCGGCAAGACCACCACCATCGGCAAGCTGGCGAAGAAGCTTCAGCAGGACGGCAAGAAGGTGATGCTGGCCGCCGGTGATACTTTCCGTGCCGCCGCCGTGGAGCAGCTGCAGGTCTGGGGCGAGCGCAACAACATCGCGGTGATCGCCCAGCACACCGGCGCCGATTCCGCCTCGGTGATCTTCGATGCCGTGCAGGCCGCCAAGGCCCGGGGCGTCGACGTGCTGATCGCCGATACGGCCGGCCGCCTGCACACCAAGGACAACCTGATGGAGGAGCTGAAGAAAGTGCGCCGGGTGATCGGCAAGCTGGACGAGACCGCTCCCCACGAGGTGCTGCTGGTACTGGACGCCGGCACCGGCCAGAACGCCATCAACCAGGCCAAGCAGTTCCACCAGGCGGTGAATCTCTCGGGCCTGGCCCTGACCAAGCTGGACGGTACCGCCAAGGGTGGCGTGATCTTCGCCCTGGCCAAGCAGTTCGCCCTGCCGATCCGCTACATCGGCGTCGGCGAAGGCATCGATGATCTGCGGACCTTCGAAGCCGACGCCTTCGTCAAGGCCCTCTTCGCCGAGCGGGAGTCTGCATGA